The Streptomyces noursei ATCC 11455 sequence GCGAGCGCGGCGAGCACCGCCTCACGCTGGGAGGAGTGCACCGCCACGGTGTGGCGCAGTGCGTTGTCCCGTACGAGCAGGTGCGGGACGCCCGCGGATTCCAGGGCGCCCACGACCAGGTCGAGGTTGGCCTGCATGACGTCGAAGGGTGTCGCGGTCTCGGTCGGTTTCGCCAACTGCCCACCGCTGAGGACCAGTTCCGGGTGGCGTCGGGCCACCCGCTCCTGGTGCGCACGCTGTTCGCGCGGTGTGACGCCGGTGGGGGTGACCGGCGCGGTCTGCGGCATGCCGCCGGTCCCGGCCGTCGCCGCCTGGAGCGCCTGCCGGTCGGTCTTGGCCGCGGCACCCGGCCCGCGGCGCGCGGCCAGCAGTTCGCGGAAGAGCGCCTCCCAGCGCTCCGTGACGGCCGATTCGGAGATCCGGTGGACGTGGCCGGCGGCGGCCCGGCCCATCGTGTGCCGCAGCGGGGCGTCCTCGATCAGCCGCAGCAGCGCGGCGGCCACGCCCTCGATGTCGCCCGGCGGCACCAGCAGGCCGGTCTCGCCGTCGGCGATGATCTCCCGCGGACCGTTGGGGCAGTCGTAGGACACCACGGGCACGCCGGCGGCCTGTGCCTCGCCGAGCACCAGCGAGTACGCCTCGTTGCGGGAGGTCAGCAGGGCGACACCGGCCTTGGCCCACTCCTCGGCCATGTGCGGGGAGTTGCCGTTGAGCTGGACGCAGTCGTGCAGCCCCAGCTCGTCGATCTGGCGGCGCAGCAGTCCGCTGGACGGGCCGTCGCCGAAGATCCGCAGCGTCCACAGCGGCTGCTGCCGCGCGACGACGGCCCATGCCCGGAGCGCATGGTCGATCTGCTTCTCGGGGACGAGCCGGGCCGCCAGTACGACGGTGCGCGACTGGCGGCTGGACTGCGGTCGGTAGCCGGCGGGCAGCGCGTTGGGGATGACGTCCAGCCGCGGTGCCCACTGGCCCAGTACCTCGACGAACCAGTCCTTGGTGCGGTGGGTGAGCAGCACCAGCGCGTCGAGCTGGGAGGAGAACCGCAGCAGCGGCTCGCCGGAGCTGCCGCGCAGTTCGGAGACGCGGTGCTCCTGGTGGACGGTGACCACGTGGGGCGGCGCGAGCTGGACGGCCAGGGCCATCAGCGCCGGGGTGGTGGAGACCAGGATGTCGGTGTCGGTGTGGCGCAGCGCGTGCTGGAGCTCGAAGTCGGTGAGCCGGTTGAAGGCGGCCTCCCAACTGTGGTCGACGAGTTGGCTCGGCTGGGCGGCCAGCGCGGCGCACGCCTCCGCGGACAGCTGCGAGGGCCGCAGCACCCGCGGGGTGGCGCCGCTGGTGTCGACGAGGTGCTCGATGCGCACCCGCGGGTCGGCGTCGAAGAACCGCTCGGCGGAGGTCTTGAAGACGCTCAGCACGCGTACGTCGTGCCGGCCGGCCAGCGCGCCCGCCTGGTTGAGGATGGCCCGCTCGGTGCCGCCGATGGCGTCCGCCGATGTCAGAAGAAAGGTGATCTTCACCGTCGTACCTCGTGCATCTCGGGCATCTGCTCGCAGGTGAAGCGCAGCGTGCCCGCGGTCGTGTAGCGCGGCTGTACGCGCATGATCCGGCCCTCGCCGACCGCCATCACGATGTGCCGGATGGCGAAGACCCGCAGCGGGTTGCGGACGTCGTGCAGGCGGCGGCCGAGCGCGACGCGCGGCCCGCCCTTGATGGGGCGGGCGTAGAGCGTCCAGTTCTCCTTGGGCCGCCGCGGGAACATGTCCTCCACGGGCAGACTGACGCGCAGCAACCCGTCCCCGAGGTGCGCGGCGCGCCGCGTCAGGCTCCGACCGCCCGAGGCGAACTCCACCTCCCAGCGCGACCGCCGGGTGCCCAGTACCCGGAACTCCACGTCCGCGCCGGTGTAGCGCAGTTCGGTACGGGCGACCTCGGCCTGCGCGGCCGGCGTCGCGCACACCAGCCGCAGGCGCCCGGTGACGGTGCGGCCCGCGCGGTGCCGCATGCCCGTCCGCGGACAGGTCGTCATGGGCCGGGTGGGGCCGCCGTACGGGGGCGGCGGCACGGCGAGCGCGAGGGGTATGTGCTTGCGCCCGCGCGGTCCGCGCAGCACGAGCGTGAGCCGCCAACGCCCCGGCCGCACCGGCACGCCGTCGAGGTCGGAGCCCAGCAGCACCGTGGCGTCCATGACCAGGCGGCTGTCGCGGTCGCGGTAGACCCGGACCGGAACCCGGTGGCGCTTCCCCCTCCGGGACACGGTCAGTTGGGCCGCGCGGCCCTCGACGCCCTCGCGCACGCCGGGCGGCAGCACGGCGTGCAGGCTGAGCGTGTGGCCGTCGAGCACGGCTGCGTACCGCACGGTGGCGGACCAGCGGGAGCGCACCGGGTAGCAGACCTTCGCGATCAGCCGGGCGCGGGCCGGCGCGAGCGCGGCGATCAACCTGCGCCGGGCCGCGCGCGGCAGCGCCGACGGCTTCCTGAGGTGCTTCACGGCAGCCGTGGCACGGGACTTGGAACTCAATGGGCCGTATTCGTCGTGGGGGTGGGGGCGGATGAACAGTCGGGCGCAACCGGCGACCTGGCGGCGCGCGGCGACGGCGACACCGCCATGGAAAGGGGCGCGGCGCGGGGCCGCGCCGGCGTGGAGCGGGGTGGACGGCGAACGAGCGATCAGTTGCCGATCAATGCCTCTCATGCGTCCAACACGTCATCCATCGGTCAAGGAGTCGTCTGTTCTACGTAAACCCGTGAAACCCTAACAAGGCCCTTATTGGAACCTAATTATCAATTCAGGCAAATCGGACGCCGTGTAGGTAACGAATGAGGATCAGCTGTATCAAGTCGGAGTGACCCTGCCATCGGTGACGAGAGGAGCAGAAGCGACATAAGGGGGGAGGGGGGTGGGGCGCGTCGGCCCCGTCCACTGCCTCAGCCGACCCTCAACCGACCCTCAGCCACGGCGAGAACACCGGTGCCGCCAGGGTGGTCTGCCGGGCGACGTACAGATGGGCATCGGCGCCGATCGCGCCGACCATGCCCCGCCCGAGGGAGTCCGTGCTCACCGACGGTGCCCCGATCAGGCCGCCCGCGATGCCGTCCAGGTCGAGGTCGGCCCAGTTCGCCCCGTCGGGGGTGAGGACCGCGCAGCTGACCCCGCCGAAGTCGTTGCGGGCGGCGAGCAGCGCACAGTCCTCCATCCCGCTGGTCGTCAGGGCGGTGGCCGCGACCGGGCCGTAACCGCCGCGCCCGCCCCGGCTCTGCGGACCGTGCGGCCAGCCGCCGCCCGGGTCGCCCTGCCGTCCGACGAGCGTCACCGCGCGCTCGGGCTTGCGGTAGATCGCGATCACCCGCCCGTTGGCCTGTACCGCGCTGCCCGTCGCCCCCGCGGGCGTGGACAGCTTGAAGCGCGGCGTCAGACGCAGCAGCGGCCCGTCCTCGTCCTGGACCCAATGGGCCACCCGGTCGCGGGCGGGCGCGAACAACTCGATCCGCCCGTCGTGATTGACCGCCGCGCTCAGCCCCTCCTGGAGCTGCGAGCCGCGCAGATCGATCCACTCGCTCCAGCCGCCCGCCGGTTCCAGCACCCGAGAGCTGACGCCCTTGCCCCAGTTGCGCGCGAACACATGCAGCCGGCCCTGCCCGTCCACCGCCGTCACCGGCGCCCCCAACTGCCGTACGCGGTGCGCGGAGTCGGCCGGGTTGCCCAGGTCCCGCCACGGCCCGAACGCGCCGCCGGGCTCGGTCTGCGCCAGATGCACGAGCTGGCGGCGGTGCGCGTCGGCGCCCGCCCCCAGGGCCGCGTACCGCAGGCCGACGACGTGCAGCCGCCCGTCCGGGGTGGCGCACACGGACAGCTGGGGCGCCAGCGGCCCGCCGCCCAGCCGCCACGGGCCGCCCCACTGCCCGGTGCCCGGCCCGGACTCCTGCCACATCACGGCCTCGCCGCCCAGCACCCCGAAGGCCGACAGCCGCCCGCCGGCGTCGCGCCGGAGCCAGTCGGTGCCCCCGGCGTACCGGTGCGTGGTGCTCTGCACCCAGCCGGTGCCCCGCGCGCCGAACCCGACCGAGTAGTCGCCGCTGCCGGCCGGGTCGCCGCAGTCGTAGCCGTCGGCGGCGCCGTAGACGTTGAGGTAGTGCTCCTTGCACGAGCTCGCGTACACACCGAGGTTGTGCGGCCAGCGCTCGTTGTAGTAGCCGCGGTAGGACGTGACGGTGAACGGCCGGGCCGTCCCCGAGGAGCGGTGGCGCTCGATCGCCTCCAGCGAGAACAGCGCGGCGTAGGTGTGGTCCTGGTGGTCGGAGTGGTCCCCGTAGTCGTGCCGCTGCGGGAACTGCGCGTTGTGCTCTTGGTGGTCGGGGTCGGGATCCATGATGCGGACGGCCGTGGGGCGGAAGTGCTCCAGCAGTCCGGCCAGCACGTCGATGAGCGTGTCCCGGTCGTAGCCGCACTCCGCCTCGACCGCGCCGCCGGTCGGCACGATGGTGCGCAGGGACGGGGCCTGCCCCGTCCACAGCGTGCGCAGCCGCACCTGGGGGTCCTCGGGCGCGTACTGGCGGAGGTTGAGGAAGACCAGCGTGACGTGCGGGGCGCGCTCCAGCCGGCACATCTCCAGCACCGTCTCGTGCGGCCCGCGTAGCGCGGTGCGCGTCCACCGCGCGGTGCGGTCGGCCAGCGCCATCGCGGCGTACGCGCCCAGCAGGCCGTTCTGCCGCGCCTTGGCGTACGCCGCGCGGTCGACCGGCACCTGGTCGCGCGGCTCCCACGGGTGCGGATTGCGACCGTCGGACTCGCCGTTGGTGAGATAGACGCTGGTCGTGGGCGCCCCCGAGCGGATCGCCTGCAGGACCTCCGGGTTCATGAAGTACAGGTCGTCGTCGGGGTGCGCGAGGACGCTCAGGTGCGCCGCCCGCAGCGAGGGCCGGTCG is a genomic window containing:
- a CDS encoding stealth conserved region 3 domain-containing protein; protein product: MKITFLLTSADAIGGTERAILNQAGALAGRHDVRVLSVFKTSAERFFDADPRVRIEHLVDTSGATPRVLRPSQLSAEACAALAAQPSQLVDHSWEAAFNRLTDFELQHALRHTDTDILVSTTPALMALAVQLAPPHVVTVHQEHRVSELRGSSGEPLLRFSSQLDALVLLTHRTKDWFVEVLGQWAPRLDVIPNALPAGYRPQSSRQSRTVVLAARLVPEKQIDHALRAWAVVARQQPLWTLRIFGDGPSSGLLRRQIDELGLHDCVQLNGNSPHMAEEWAKAGVALLTSRNEAYSLVLGEAQAAGVPVVSYDCPNGPREIIADGETGLLVPPGDIEGVAAALLRLIEDAPLRHTMGRAAAGHVHRISESAVTERWEALFRELLAARRGPGAAAKTDRQALQAATAGTGGMPQTAPVTPTGVTPREQRAHQERVARRHPELVLSGGQLAKPTETATPFDVMQANLDLVVGALESAGVPHLLVRDNALRHTVAVHSSQREAVLAALAAHHRDAAVYVAALNARQAVQSTALANLAERAVGPQHPLVRVYQPVTTPSQTLRYGTVYGCDIAFWEDDPEDPAVFRSPTRTRIGDTVPRDALVRARTTVAGRSYGTIEPYTRTLTDDVGFPVDAVYTWVDGNDPAWLARKNAVLSARGLAPAVAATDSARFRDRDELRYSLRSLDMFAPWIRTIHIVTDRQVPSWLDLTHPRVRIVDHSEIFGEDGALPTFNSHAIESQLHRVPGLSEHFLYFNDDVFLGRPLQPHLFFHGNGVAKHFLSPTPVPMTPVSTEDDFNISAAKNNRALLEQVFGRTLTHAFLHTPHPLRRSVLADVAAYYPQAWARTAANQLRSHTDISIASSLHHYLGYHTGRSVPGGINCGFVNVGLREHHTRLNRLLISRPHDVFCLNDYHDGDVPADEQSAILAAFLPSYFPVASQFERGSARNARLGNAYRRAA
- a CDS encoding PIG-L family deacetylase — its product is MSSHPHAHPDDRPSLRAAHLSVLAHPDDDLYFMNPEVLQAIRSGAPTTSVYLTNGESDGRNPHPWEPRDQVPVDRAAYAKARQNGLLGAYAAMALADRTARWTRTALRGPHETVLEMCRLERAPHVTLVFLNLRQYAPEDPQVRLRTLWTGQAPSLRTIVPTGGAVEAECGYDRDTLIDVLAGLLEHFRPTAVRIMDPDPDHQEHNAQFPQRHDYGDHSDHQDHTYAALFSLEAIERHRSSGTARPFTVTSYRGYYNERWPHNLGVYASSCKEHYLNVYGAADGYDCGDPAGSGDYSVGFGARGTGWVQSTTHRYAGGTDWLRRDAGGRLSAFGVLGGEAVMWQESGPGTGQWGGPWRLGGGPLAPQLSVCATPDGRLHVVGLRYAALGAGADAHRRQLVHLAQTEPGGAFGPWRDLGNPADSAHRVRQLGAPVTAVDGQGRLHVFARNWGKGVSSRVLEPAGGWSEWIDLRGSQLQEGLSAAVNHDGRIELFAPARDRVAHWVQDEDGPLLRLTPRFKLSTPAGATGSAVQANGRVIAIYRKPERAVTLVGRQGDPGGGWPHGPQSRGGRGGYGPVAATALTTSGMEDCALLAARNDFGGVSCAVLTPDGANWADLDLDGIAGGLIGAPSVSTDSLGRGMVGAIGADAHLYVARQTTLAAPVFSPWLRVG